From the Paenibacillus sp. R14(2021) genome, the window GCCGCAATTGCGATTTTGCAGGCGGTTCACGCCAGGGGTCAATAAAGGGCCGGAAATGTTCTGGAGAAGATCTGATCCGGCAAATAATGCGACAAGGGCGTCCCGCGAACGGGGCGCCCTTTACTTGCCAGCCAATGCTATTGAAGTCAACATTATAGTTCTTGAGCAGTTATAAAAAAACCGCTCCTTGGGAGCGGCTTAGTAATCGCGTATGGCTTAGCCTTGATAGAAATTCCGGTCCCAGCGGTGAGCCTTCAGCTTGGCCAGCTGCTCGGCCGGCAAGCCGCGGCCATCGCCGACCTTCATGTTGCGTTCTACGTTGCTGACGGTACGCATGCCGGGAATAACGGTGGAGACGGCAGGATGACTGAGCACGTAGCGCAGTGCGGTTTCCGCCATGTCGTTGGCGGAGATGCCGAGATCGGAAGCGATGGTCTGCACGCGGTCGTAAACCTCTTGCTTTCTGCTGCCGCGGAAGTAATTATTGCGGAAATCGCTGTCGTCGAACGTCGTGTCCGGCGTAATGCGTCCCGTCAGTCCGCCTTCGTCGAGCGCAACGCGGACGATGACGCCTACGTTATGCTTCTCGCAGGCTTGCAGCAGTGCATCCTCGGGGCTTTGGTCGAAAATGTTGTAGATGACCTGGACGGAATCCACGACACCGGTCTCGATCAGGCGGATCGCGTTGCTGGCTTGATGATCATTAATCGACACGCCGAAATAGCGGATCTTGCCCTGCTCCTTCAGCTTCTGCACGGCTTCCAGCCAATCGCCTTGACCGACCCACTCATCGGACCAAACGTGGAACTGCTGCACGTCGATCGTCTCGAGGCCAAGGTTGCGCAGGCTTTGCTCGGTGCTTGCGATGACGTAATCGCCCGGAAACGCATCGTCTGCGGCAATGCCGGACGGAGCTGGCCATTTGCGGTTCTTCGGCGGGATTTTGGTCGCGACGTAAATGGGCTGCGTATGCGCACGGACGACTTCGCCGACGAGTCTTTCACTGTGTCCATCGCCGTAGGCAAGCGCTGTATCGATGAAATTAAGTCCCAGCTCGATGGCTCTGTTCAGCGCCCTTAGCGATTCGTCGTCGGATGCTCCGATCCAGCCGGATTTGCCGATGCCCCATGCGCCGTACCCGATTTCCGAAATGTTCAGGCCGGTTTTGCCCAGTTTTCTGTGATTCATAAGGCTGCCTCCTTTATAGTCCTGCATTGGATTTTCGATTCTGTTTGTCCATTCGCTTGCTGCACCCCGTCTGCTTACTTGACGTAATCCCGCCATGCATGCTTCGGCTTCCAGCCGAGCAGTTCTTTCGCTCTCGCGTTGCTCAGCAGCGATTCGTGGCCGTTCAGCGGCTCGCGGAAATCGCTCACCTCCGGGAAGCGCTCGGTGAGCAGCGCTCTGCTCGGGATGGCGCTGCTCGTATCGTCCGCCGCGAGATTAATCGCGACCGAGCCAAGTCCGTCGGTCTCGATCGCGAGGCGGCACGCTTCGGCGATATCCCGGGTATCGACATAGCTCCACAGGATGCGGTCGCGTGCAGCCGGATCATGGATGAATGATGGGAATGACGCGTAACGGTCCGGCGGAATGACGTTGCCGATCCGCAGCGAGACGACCTGCATGCCGGTGCGGCGGTGAAACATATCTGCCGTCTGCTCGTTGACGACCTTGGACAGGCCGTAGCTGTCCTGCGGGAGCTGCGGGTGATCCTCATCGACCGGCACATAGGACGGTCCGAACCGGTTCACCGCAAACACGATGCCGTAAGACGACTCGCTGGAGGCGATGACCGCCTTGCGAATGCCGAGTCCCGCGGCTGCTTCCAGAATGTTATAGGTGGACATGACGTTGTTCTCGAACGTGACCTCGCTTGTCCGGATATGCGCGGCTGGAATCGCCGCTAGATGTACAACGGCATCCGCGTCGGCTAGTGCGTTATAGACCTCGCCCAAATTCGTTAAATCCGCCAGCAGCGTCGGACAGAGATGCTCCTGCGGGCGTACAGTGTCCACGTTCACGACCTCATAGTTCTGTTCAACGAAATGCTTAACGACCCATTGCCCAAGCATGCCGCTCCCGCCGGTTACGACGACTTTTGCCACATTGTCTTCCTCCTCGTATATTGCGTTTATTGACCTGCCCTATTAGTTCGCGTCAGCTAGAATGCCTTCGATCTGCTCTAGAACGTCAGCAGACAGCGTGATGCCGGATGCCGCGGCGTTCTCCGTTACTTGCTCCGGACGGCTCGCGCCGACGAGCGCGCTTGCCACGTTCGGCTGACGCAAGATCCAAGCTAGTGCCAGCTGGCCGACCGTAATTTGAAGTTCGGAGGCAATGGCGCCAAGCTTCTTCACCTTCGCGATTTTCTCTTCGCTGATGCCTTTGCGCATCCACTCGAGTTTGGCCGCGCGGCTGTTCTCCGGGATCTCGTCCGCAGCGTTATATTTGCCAGTCAGCAATCCTTGGGCAAGCGGAGAGAATACGACTTGTCCAATGCCGCTGCGTTCGCTGAGCGGAATGATTTCTTTCTCGATATAACGTTCAAATAAATTGTAAATCGGCTGGTTGACGACGATGCGATCGAGCAAATAGCGGTCGGCCGTTGCCAAGGCTTCTACGATATTCGTTGCCGTCCATTCGCTGATGCCGACATAAAGCGCCTTGCCTTGCCGAATGAGATCGTCGATGGCGCGCAGCGTCTCTTGTACGGGTGTTTCGGGGTCATAACGGTGACAATATAGGATGTCCACATAGTCCAAACCAAGTCGTTTGAGGCTGGCATCGGCCTGCTCCATGATATGTTTGCGCGAGAGGCCGCGGTCGTTCGGACCGTCTCCCATCTGCCCGAACACTTTCGTTGCCAGCACGTAGGAGTCGCGCGGATAGGCGCGCAGCGTATTGCCGACGACGATCTCAGCTTCGCCGCGTTCGTATACATTGGCTGTATCGAAGAAATTAATACCCAGATCATAAGCGGTTTCAATCGACTTCACCGCGTTTTCCTTCTCGACGTAACCGCCGTACGTCAGCCAGCTGCCGAGGCTGATTTCGCTAACCTTCAGACCGCTTCCGCCCAATCTCCGATAATTCATCGCACATGCCTCATTTCATTCGATTGTAAGCCCATTCAAAGCCCCTATTAAGTATAAGAGTTCTGCCGCGCGGCCGAAAGTAGTGAATATATGTGCAATTAATGAGACGAGGTATATCTGCTATACTTTAATTACCAGCAAGTGAGAGCAGATGAGCAGCATATCGAAGGGCGAAATAAGAGTATAGCGCTAAGGCGGGAGGACGTACCATGAACAACGACAAGCCGGTTTCGGGTGAGACACGCATTTCCCCTTGGCTTTCCGTGCGCTGCGCGGCGGAGGCAGCCGAGTTCTACAAATCGGCTTTCCAAGCGGTTCAAACTTACGCGCTCGATGACGATGAAGGCAACTTGATGATCGCGCAATTCTCCGTTGCCGGCGCGGATTTCTGGGTTCAGCAAGATCCGGAAACAAGCCCGGACGCCTCGGGCCTTGGCTCGGTCCGCATGATTTTGACCGTGGCGGATCCGGATACGGTGTTCCGGCAGGCGATCAGTGCCGGGGCAGCCGAAATCTACCCCGTAGGCGAAGGCCACGGCTGGCGGATCGGGCGCATTGTCGATCCGTCGGGGCATCATTGGGAGATCGGCAGACGGTTGACGTAGCACGATCATTCGACGCGCAAGAAAGCCGGGACCTCATGGAAGGCAGCCCGGCTTTCTTGCGTTTTCGGGTCAACTTGGCGAAGATCCACGCATGTCCTTCGTTATCCGTGACGGTGTTTAAAAGGAAAACGAACGTCTGCGCAGAATGAACAAGAATGGACATGAAATCGATTCTTCATCGCTACAGCTTGCATATTACGAAGCATCACTGGGACGCGGAAGACGTTACGCAAGAGGCATGGCTCAAGCTGAACGAGGCCAAGCGCAAAAATCCGGAGAGGGAGATTACGAAGGCGTATTTGTATCGTATTGTCAAACATGCATGGATCGATATGGGCCGGAAAAACCGGCTGCAGGCAGTGCCTCTTCATCCGCTATATGAGGAAGTCGGAGCTGATGCTTCGTTGTCCAGCAGAGAGCTTCTAGAGCTGCTGGCGGAACGGCTGCCGCCCAAGATGGCTGTTATTTTGCTGTTGATGGACGTGTTCGATTTTACGGCGAAGGAAACAGCGGCGTATGTCGGGATGAAGGAAGCGGCGGTACAAGTATCGCTTGGCCGGGCTCGGAGGCGGATGCAAGAACTGGCTCCCTATGCGGTTAGAGATCAGGCCGTGCCTGCCGCGCAGCCGATTCCCGTGCATTTCGAGGCATTGGTGGAGGCCTTTCGGAGACAAGACCCGGCCTTGATCCACAGGGCGTTCATGGGGCTGACTAGAGAAGGCATTCAGCTTGCCGGGCTTCAAGCGCTCGGCGGCAGGCTGCATTTTACGTTCAGGGATCCGGACGGGAACCTGTTCCAAGCGGTATCGAATTAATATGGCGCAGGCTGTTTGGTTTCTTCGAATTTCTACGTTTATTAAGTCGGGTAACCAATACGAACCGAGGGGATGATTGGAATGGAAGGTTCTCGTGAAATGCTGGGGAATGTACTCAGAAGTATTTGCTCGGTGTACGTGCCGGTAAGGAACGCCGCGCGGTCGGTCGCGTGGTGGCAGCGGAACTTCGGCTTGGAGCTGGCGGTGCCGCAAAATCCGACGATTCTGAAGCTGGCCGAGGGGCAATGGCTGCATTTAATAGAGACGGGCGGAGAGATCGATAATCAATTTCCGGATAAGTCGGGGTATGCCATGTTCAGGTTTACGTTCGAGGTCCGAGGCATCGAGCACGTGTACGAGCGGCTGCAAAGCAACGGCGTAAGAACCGAGGAGCTGAAGGATCGCGATTGGTGCGGCATCAACTTCGTCTTCTACGATCCGGATGGCAACAAATTCGACGTCAACGAAGCCGTCAGGGCTCACCGGACGCCAGAGGAAGCGGAGGCGCTTATTGCACGGTTATTTCACCCTGTGGGGTAAGAGGAACGAAGGTCTGACTACCGGTTGTTAGCGGCGGTCAGACCTTTTGTTTACAACAACGGCCAAGGTATGCGGCATAGGCGAAGGGCTTAAGCCGTCCAATGGGAAGGACGGGAGAGCAGTGCCGGCAGCTTGGTGCTGCTATTGCCCTTGGCCGCATGCAATTGGACTTGCGTAAGGAACAGACTGCCGGTAAGGTTGGCCCCTCTAATGTCAGCATCCCGTAAATCCGCTCCGATTAGGTCGGCGCTCCGCAGATCGGCATCGCGGAGGTCGGCGGCGATCAGATAAGCGCCGCGAAGGTTGGCGCCCCTGAGGTCGGCGCCTCGAAGATTAGCACCGATGAGATCCGCGCCGCGGCCAATGTTCTTGCGGTGCTTCGGCGGTGCCTGCTGCAGCCGCTTCGCTTCGTCGCGTGCGAATTCGCTGGCCTGAAGCAGCAGCGCATTGACCGCGGCGCGGTGTGCTGCAGTGTCCACATACATAAGTGCGCCAGGTGCAAGCAGCGTAAGGCGGTTCGTTTCCTCCAGTGCCGCGAGAAGCTCGTCGTGAATGGGCAAGGCGGCTTGCAGTGTCAGCGCGTCGCTAATATACCAGAGCAGCTCCTGAAGCAGCCGCATCGTCGGAAATACGTCGACCATTTG encodes:
- a CDS encoding aldo/keto reductase, which translates into the protein MNHRKLGKTGLNISEIGYGAWGIGKSGWIGASDDESLRALNRAIELGLNFIDTALAYGDGHSERLVGEVVRAHTQPIYVATKIPPKNRKWPAPSGIAADDAFPGDYVIASTEQSLRNLGLETIDVQQFHVWSDEWVGQGDWLEAVQKLKEQGKIRYFGVSINDHQASNAIRLIETGVVDSVQVIYNIFDQSPEDALLQACEKHNVGVIVRVALDEGGLTGRITPDTTFDDSDFRNNYFRGSRKQEVYDRVQTIASDLGISANDMAETALRYVLSHPAVSTVIPGMRTVSNVERNMKVGDGRGLPAEQLAKLKAHRWDRNFYQG
- a CDS encoding NAD(P)-dependent oxidoreductase, producing the protein MAKVVVTGGSGMLGQWVVKHFVEQNYEVVNVDTVRPQEHLCPTLLADLTNLGEVYNALADADAVVHLAAIPAAHIRTSEVTFENNVMSTYNILEAAAGLGIRKAVIASSESSYGIVFAVNRFGPSYVPVDEDHPQLPQDSYGLSKVVNEQTADMFHRRTGMQVVSLRIGNVIPPDRYASFPSFIHDPAARDRILWSYVDTRDIAEACRLAIETDGLGSVAINLAADDTSSAIPSRALLTERFPEVSDFREPLNGHESLLSNARAKELLGWKPKHAWRDYVK
- a CDS encoding aldo/keto reductase family protein, with protein sequence MNYRRLGGSGLKVSEISLGSWLTYGGYVEKENAVKSIETAYDLGINFFDTANVYERGEAEIVVGNTLRAYPRDSYVLATKVFGQMGDGPNDRGLSRKHIMEQADASLKRLGLDYVDILYCHRYDPETPVQETLRAIDDLIRQGKALYVGISEWTATNIVEALATADRYLLDRIVVNQPIYNLFERYIEKEIIPLSERSGIGQVVFSPLAQGLLTGKYNAADEIPENSRAAKLEWMRKGISEEKIAKVKKLGAIASELQITVGQLALAWILRQPNVASALVGASRPEQVTENAAASGITLSADVLEQIEGILADAN
- a CDS encoding glyoxalase/bleomycin resistance/extradiol dioxygenase family protein is translated as MNNDKPVSGETRISPWLSVRCAAEAAEFYKSAFQAVQTYALDDDEGNLMIAQFSVAGADFWVQQDPETSPDASGLGSVRMILTVADPDTVFRQAISAGAAEIYPVGEGHGWRIGRIVDPSGHHWEIGRRLT
- a CDS encoding RNA polymerase sigma factor; this translates as MDMKSILHRYSLHITKHHWDAEDVTQEAWLKLNEAKRKNPEREITKAYLYRIVKHAWIDMGRKNRLQAVPLHPLYEEVGADASLSSRELLELLAERLPPKMAVILLLMDVFDFTAKETAAYVGMKEAAVQVSLGRARRRMQELAPYAVRDQAVPAAQPIPVHFEALVEAFRRQDPALIHRAFMGLTREGIQLAGLQALGGRLHFTFRDPDGNLFQAVSN
- a CDS encoding VOC family protein, with the protein product MEGSREMLGNVLRSICSVYVPVRNAARSVAWWQRNFGLELAVPQNPTILKLAEGQWLHLIETGGEIDNQFPDKSGYAMFRFTFEVRGIEHVYERLQSNGVRTEELKDRDWCGINFVFYDPDGNKFDVNEAVRAHRTPEEAEALIARLFHPVG
- a CDS encoding pentapeptide repeat-containing protein, producing the protein MLEPIDRLSLQADCENCFGLCCVALPFAASVDFAIDKAAGQPCPNLKSDFRCGVHTDLRTLGFRGCTVYDCFGAGQKLSRFTFEGRDWRQSPDLAKQMVDVFPTMRLLQELLWYISDALTLQAALPIHDELLAALEETNRLTLLAPGALMYVDTAAHRAAVNALLLQASEFARDEAKRLQQAPPKHRKNIGRGADLIGANLRGADLRGANLRGAYLIAADLRDADLRSADLIGADLRDADIRGANLTGSLFLTQVQLHAAKGNSSTKLPALLSRPSHWTA